The Synechococcus sp. MVIR-18-1 region TGTTGATCGCCCAGCGTGGATCACTCCGCTCTCAGACGAGCATGATCTGGCTCTCAGCAGCCATGATTCCTGCATTGATCAGTGCCATGGCTGCATGCACTTGGCACCTGTACGACAATGCTGAGAGCCTTCGTTGGCTTGTCACTCTGCAAGCCAGTACAACCCTGCTTGGGAACATCACGTTGGCTTGTGCTGCCTGGAATCTGCAACGTGACGCCACGGTGAAGGGATGATTTCCAACTTTGATCCAGCCCCCCTCTTCGCGCTGTCTTTAATTCCCTACCTGGTGTTCCTCTATCACCTTGGGAGAAGCCGGCAGCTTCCAAAATTGACTGTTCTCGGGTTTCAGCTCACGCTTCTGTTCGTTGCCGTCACCATTGCTGCTGCTGTGTTTGCTCTGGTTCGCTACGACTCTGAATTGGTGGCTGTGGATTGGCTTCACGGTGGTGCTGAAGCGTTTCTGACACTGAGCAATGCCTGCATTGTTGCTGGTCTGCTCCGATTCAAATCCCACCAGCCAGTAAATAACTCTTACGAGGAGGAGATCTTGGGGCAATGAAATCGGAAGATGAGGTGTCGCTTGTTGCGCTGCATGTTTATTCCTCTTCTGGCTATTGCTCCTGCCACCGTTTCCTGGTCACCCAAGGTTGCCCTTGTGATGGTGGTCTGCAATGTCATCGCCATCGGGATTGGCAAAGCCACGATTAAGCATCCAAACGAAGGCATCAAACTGCCCGGTTCCTCCTTCTTCGGGGGTATGAGTCACGCAAGCATGCTTGCCACCACAAGCCTGGGACACATGATTGGCATTGGCGCAATCCAAGGTCTCGCAGCTCGAGGCGTGCTTTAAGTTCCCTTCGCTGTTCTCGATTTGAGGCAGCACAGCTGCCTCAAATCAACCAAGCTCAGCCAGCTGATGAGACTTCAGCTGGTGATTTTTCTTCGAGTTTTAGGAAACCCGTGGTTGGAAGCACGAAATGTTTTTTGATCCTCACTGCCATCTGATCCGGAGTTAAACCCAGGGCTTCAAAGCTTTGTTGGGGAGTTGCATGGTCCACAAGCCGGTCAGGAATTCCTATGCGCAGCATCGGAATCGCTAACCCCTTCTCCTGGAGCGATTCAAGAACAGCCGAACCGAAGCCACCTGGCAACGCTCCCTCTTCCATCGTGATGATCTTGCCGATTTTTTGGGCCATGGGATGAATGAGTGCTTCATCCAACGGCCGTAAGAAACGTGCATTAATCACAGTTGCCTCAACGCCCACTGCAGATAAACACTTTGCTGTGGCTACGGCCTTCGGCACCATGGCGCCGTAGGCAACGATCAAAACATCGTTACCTTCACGCACGACTTCACCAAAGCCAATGGGAAGAGCTTCCCAGCCTTCCTCCATTAGGGGAACACCTTCACCGGGGCCACGAGGGATTCTTAGAGCTGTAGGGCCATCGTGATGGAGACAGGTCACCAGCATCCTCTGAAGCTCAGCTTCATCTTTGGGAGCCATCACGGTGAAATTAGGAATCGCACGCATGTAGCTGATGTCGTATTGACCTTGGTGGGTTGGACCATCAGCTCCGACAAT contains the following coding sequences:
- a CDS encoding DUF2499 domain-containing protein, which gives rise to MHALSLGTWWIHVASVFEWLLAMVLIAQRGSLRSQTSMIWLSAAMIPALISAMAACTWHLYDNAESLRWLVTLQASTTLLGNITLACAAWNLQRDATVKG
- a CDS encoding DUF3593 domain-containing protein, with translation MISNFDPAPLFALSLIPYLVFLYHLGRSRQLPKLTVLGFQLTLLFVAVTIAAAVFALVRYDSELVAVDWLHGGAEAFLTLSNACIVAGLLRFKSHQPVNNSYEEEILGQ
- the psaK gene encoding photosystem I reaction center subunit PsaK yields the protein MFIPLLAIAPATVSWSPKVALVMVVCNVIAIGIGKATIKHPNEGIKLPGSSFFGGMSHASMLATTSLGHMIGIGAIQGLAARGVL